In the Balearica regulorum gibbericeps isolate bBalReg1 chromosome 3, bBalReg1.pri, whole genome shotgun sequence genome, GAGCGGTCCGAGCAGTGGTGGGCTGAGTCTGGCTCTGGCTGATCCACCACCCCATTTGCTGTGGTCTCAGAGGAGGTGGTGTCGGGGCAGCACACGTTGCCCACCACCTCGTGTTGCCCTGTGCACGCTTGGACGGCTGTTACAGAGACAGCAAGGTTGCCCTGGGGAGGGAGTGGAAGGAGGTCCCTAAATTGGCCCTGCTACACCTGACAGCCCAAGAAAAGATCCATTCGTAGAGGATGAGAGTGACTGCATGATCCAAGCAATCCCACGCACCTCtcctcctggggctgggctCCATTAAGGATAAGGTAACATGGAGTTCATCCTGGACCTCCTCTCTgtgcctggctgcagctcctggacttccttcctcctgcctctcctgctcccaccctCACCCTGGTCCCGCAGGAGCCCTTCCCTGCGAGTCAGCTGCCCCCTTAACTCTTACCTCCCAGCCAGGCTGAGGTCAGGGATGGCCAGCTGAGAGGGTTCAAGTTCATGCCAGTGGAGTTAATGTCCTCTTGTGCCCTCATGCCTCtaccctgctgtcctggaggagggcaggggggtTTGACCCTGAGCATCTTTAAATGGGTTTCTGCTAGCTCCAAAAGTCAGttcaaggggaaaaagggtGTGTGCATGAGCTAAAACGGAGAAGGCACTGAGCAAAGCAAGCTTAGGAGCCCTTGCCGCTTGCTGAACACGTGGTAGGAGGTGGAGATGCTGCCCAGAGAAGCCTGGCCTGGATGCGTGAGGAGGGATGGACGAGAGCCCGGCCAAGCAGTGTCTGGGTACTGCCGGCAGCCTCCTCTGGCCCAGGGCAGGGCGAAGCAGGCGCCCGCTCCTCCgtcccctctgctgctgggacGGTCGAGCACTTCCAGGCTCACGGCTGCACCTTCCCGTCTCTAGGTCTTCCTCAGGAAGGACGTGGATGCGGAGGACgagcagcaggaggctgggagCCTCCGGGCTGGTGGTTTCTGCTCTCCGGTGGACAGAGGTTCCCCCTTCTACGCGGTACATGCCCCTGCCCTCGCCATTTAGGAGGGCCTGACCCAGGGGTGTAGCTTGGGGCTGAGCAAGTGAGATTGGCCGCTGGTGGTCTGCCCAGGCATGGATGGAGCCTCGCCGCTTTAAATGACTGAGGGGACGAGCTGGGCATGATGGGGCGAGGGGTCAGCCCCCAGGCCAGTGCCCACAGGTTTTATCGCTTCCAAGGGAGCTGGATTAtgggctcctccagccctggcCATGTCAAGAGAGTGAAGATTCTGGAGTTGCAGGAGGGCCTGAGAATCTGtgttgctatttaaaaaaaaaaaaaaaaaaaaaaagaaaaagacagaggaTTTCTGTAGTTCTTGTGGTTAGGCAGACGGCTTTGAAAAGCGACTCCCATGCCGTCAGCGGGGCAGCACATGCCAGAGTGCTTAGAGGGCCTGAAACAGTTGCCCGAACCCCGCTGTTCCACAGGCTCCCGGGAGATTGCGCCCTGGTGGGCTCGGGGGAGGCTGGGACCCCGTGGGGCAGCTCGTGCCCAGCCCCTTCGGGGAGGGAGGGCTGCTCTGGGCCAGCCCCAGGAGCAATTTCTGCCTGGTGAGAGAAGGCAGTGAGCCCAGCACCTTCAGATTTCTCCTGAAGATGCTCAAGCTCCTGTTTGCCATCCCGCCAGCCTGGAGTGACCCAGGGCTGAGGGACAGCCCGGCAATCTGCTGTCAGGGCTGTGAAAGCCACCAACGTGGCCTTGGTAGAGGGGAGCTGTGCCTTGAGGTGCTGGGAGAGAACCCCAAATATGccagtgaaggagggggatCAGGAACAAGGCAGGCTGACATACTTTATTTGGGTTTCTAAAACGCTCCTGGGAGGTGATAGGGAGGGCTCCCTGGGGTGTCACGCTGACCTctcacctctgcctgccccagctGGCATCACCCCTGGCGTCGTCACCCCGAAAAGAGAGTCCCAAGGGCAAGGAGCCTGCCGTGGCACCAAGATGTGGTGGGCGAAGCAGTGCAGTAGCAGCCCCCCTCCTCGACCCGAGCCCTCTGGTAGCCCAGTTTAACCGGGAGATGCTGCAGGTGAGGCCAGCTGGGGCGCCCGCCCAAGGGGCTGCAtggggagcggggtggggggggccaCCGGCAGCCTTTCATGTGAGCTGCGGGGTGGGGTGCGCGGCGGGGAGGGCTGAACTCCTGGCCCCGAGCGAAGCCGTGGTTGTGGCATGAGATCATGTTTGGCCGCCTCTCCCTGGCTGTCGGCCCCAGGGAGAGGGGGTCAACCCGCACCAGGGCCCTGCTTCCTCCCCACGTGCGCACGCTCCTCCCGtcccccatcctcctcctcctcccagcccctgtTCCTCCCCAACGGCGTGGGAACGGGGATGGTGCAGGGGGGCTGCTTCCATGCCATGCTGGGGAGGGTGCACAGGCGCTTGCACTGGGGAGCAGggtgcagggagaagagatgcTTCGTGCAGGGATGTTCTGCGCAGAGACCCCTGGTCTGGCCTgcctgggagggggggggcccGGCTTCTCCTGCTGGGCTGGGACAGACGCTGGAAAGAGGCGAGATGCTGCTCGCCTTCCCACCCCCATTGTCACCGATGCCATCCTGAGTGCCTTTACCGCCCTGTTGGCGCTCAGAGCAAACAGGTTGTCAGCCAAAAGGGTGCCCTCCGGTCCCTGTTGCAGctttggggggggttgggtcCCCAAAGCCATGTCCTCGGGGCTCTGGTGGAGGCGCCTGGCCATGTGGCTCTTCCCATGTTGCAGGCGGAGGGCTGGGTGCGAGGCAAGCTGTGGGACCTGAAGGATGGCTGCAACCTCCAGGACTGGGAGGAGGTAGCTCAGACGCTGCAGCGGGACATGAAGGATTTTGAGAACACGCTGATAAAGCTCAACCAGGTGAGGCCGGGCAGCGGCACGGCTCCTATTCCCCGCAGCACCCGTGTCCCCAGGCTCTCCATAGTGGAGGGTCCCTGATGCTGAGTGGGTCCCTTGGCCCCGCAGATGGGCGAGCAGCTGATGTGGCGGGCGAGCCCCAGCGCTGAGGGGGTGCGGAGGCAGCTGCTGGCCCTGCGGGACCAGTGGCAGCTCCTGAAGCAGACGGCTGCCAGCCAGAGCAAAgccctgggggggctgcggaGCCTGCAGGACTTCAACAGAAAAGCCGAGCGGCTGGAAGCATGGATCAGGCACAAGGTATGGGGTGTGCGGAGCACGGTccagggagggggacagggTGGCTGTTCCCCTGCCTTCTTACACCCTCCCCTGGCCCAGGAGGAGAAGCCCTCCCTGGCAGCCCTCCTGCAGGAAAGCCCGGACAAGATCCAGCTCACCCGCCGCATCCTTGACTTGAAGCAGGTGAGAGGCTGCTGGGGGGCCACTGGCGTGCCAGAGACCCCAAACCCCACGAGGCTGGGGCATGGTGCAGATCCCTGAGACGGGGGAGGAGGGATGTCTGGGAGATACTGACATCTATCTCTCTGCTCGggccaggaggagcagcagttcCAGAGTCTGCATGAGGAGCTGAATAGCCTGGCCCAGAAGCTGGAGAAACAAGGCAAAAGTGAGAGCAGGAGCATCTCAGCCCGGCGCAAGCACCTCAACAAAACGTGAGTGGAGGATGCACAGGCTGAGCAGGGCCAAGCTGGGTACTGGGAGCTGACAGGCTGGGAAGCAGGATCCCCCCCAAACTCTCACCTGCTTCCCCTCACCCCAGCTCTTCACGGCTCCGTGGACGAGCATGGGCTGCCCTTCATCTCTCCCTCTCCACCTGCACAGGTGGCTGCGGCTGCAGGGGACCCTGAAGGAGCACCACGAGGTTCTGCAGCTGGCCCTGGAGGTGGCCACCTTCCTCCAGCAAGCAGATACCCTGCTTGGAGCCATCCATGCCAAGGTACCAGTAGTGGAGCCAGGAACAGCCTGGTGTGGGGCTGTTGCATGGCCCGAGCAAAACTGGGTGGGCAGCACCTCACTCTTGTCCCCTGtgtgggggctgctgtggtccCAGCACCCTCAGCCTGGGGCTCAGGGAGAGACCCGGGAGACAGAGCCTGGTGTAAGAAGGGGAGCCAGAGCAGCAAGCTCAGCTTTGCCGCATCCCTTTCTGCCGGAGCTGAGGGCAGGGCCCCGTCCTCTTCCCGCCActggctgcagcttcttctTACAGCAGAGGAGCATCTGTGGTGTGGGGAAGCCAGGGGAGGGTGAGCCATGCCGGGATCGGGATGTCAGGGACATGGCCAGCCAGGTGATGGTAAGTGCAAGGCTCTGCCTCGTCCTCTGGGCCCTGGGGAGCACGTTGACAGGGGTGGGATGTGTGCCTTCCTGGGTCAGTGCTGGCACCAGCAGGACTGGGGGCCCAGTGGGCACCCCATGGCTGCGTGGGGTGACTGGGACTGTGTGATGGATGGGGGAGCTGCCTCACGGGCAGCAGGGGACCGGGCTTGGTGCCTGATGCCTGTCCTGCTCTCGCAGGGCTGGTGGCAGGTTGCCATCCTGCACTCGCACCATGGCTGTGGTGGCTTGTCCCTCACCAGACATGTCATcgctccctggctgctctctCCTCCAGATGCTGGATGTGACCGTGTCCCAGCTCCTcagcctgcagcccagcctggcagcccaaGTCACCCCCAAGCACCGAGATGTCAAGGAGAGCTGGGCACAGCTCCAGCAGACGCTGAGGTAGggcacagccaggcaggagccccAGGGCCCCAAACCTGACCCCCCCAGTGCTGGAGCCAGAGGCTTGGGGAAAGACCTGGGTTAGCCCCTGGGAAGGCTCTGTGGGGCACCAGCTCCACTTAAGGTCTctcttttctccatcttctgctCCCCTGGGCCTCCCTTGTGCCCTTTTCCCAGGACGGAGAAGGCTCCAACACTGGTTAGCAGTTCTCCAAGGGGCGAAGCTGTGGCTCCAAGCATGGAGCCCCAAGGAGATGATAGCAGCCATGGGGCAGtggggaaggaagcaggagaTAAACGGACAAGAGGCCCTGGGAGCACGGTGAGCACAGGCGTCTGCCTTCCTTTGGACATCTCCAGTACCTCCACCGCAGGAAGACGGGGGAGCTTGTAGGAAAGGGGGTTGAGAGCTGGGCAAAGCTCAAGCTGAGCACGCCTGTGACCTGGCCCCACTGCTTATGGGAGATGATAAGTACCAGGCCCTGGGGCAAAGTGACGCGCACTTCGGGCTGGCAAAGGAGGAACGGGAGCCTTTGTGCCGTAGGTGCCGAAGGACATGCCGGGGAAGATGGCAGAgcgagggagaggggaggagagcagccctggctcTACAGCAACGGGGCAGCCCCCTCATGGAGGGGACAGCAAAAGGTACCAGCTCATGGAGGTGTCTGGGTGGAGCAGGATGGACCTCGAGGGGATGGGGTGTCCCCTGTGCAAGGGGCAAGCTGGCCCGACTGTCCCGCtttctgcaggaggaggagagaggcagaggccGAGTGGGGGACGCAGCAGCCAGAGGCCCAGGTGCAGGACATCTGCCAGGTGGTGAATGTGGTAATGTCTCCCCAAGAGTCCCCTttgctcccagcccagcaagGGGAGCCAatgttgggggtggggggcggctCCCTTCCCTGaccccctcctgctgcctgtgggCATGGACGCTTGTGCACGCACACCCGGCCCTGATCTGGGCACTTATGCACCACATCTCTCCACTCCTCGGCAGACCGTGTCCCCGCACAAGGAGAACACGGGTCCCAGGACCCCCCCGTGTCCAGTGGGGGATGTGGAGAGCCTGGAGGCAACACGTACGCAGCGGGAGCTCCTGAACCCCAGCCGCAGCCCTGGGTCTACGCTGCAGGTGAGCACTCTCAGGTGTGGGATTGGGGGAAACACCAGGCAGGGTCTGTCCTCactgccctccctgcctcccaggaggggctggtggcCGGGGGGGCCCTGGAAAGCCCACCGGTGGAGGCCATGCtgcgggagctggaggagctgtgggAGGACCTGCAGAGGAAGCACCAGGAGAATGGCGCTGTGCTGCGGGAAATTGATAAGGTATGTGGTGGCGGGGCTGGGGTGCGCACTGGGGCATGCCCCAATCGCAACAGCTTACTGCGGTTCAGCAAATAAAGCTGGTGCCTGCAGGGACGGGAGCTGCAGCATTGGCACCCACATCTCCAGTTGGCCTCGCAGCCCATGTGCTGCTCCAACTGTGCTACCCAAGCTGCCGGTGCCCTGGGTACCCGCAGTGGGGTAGCAGCAtggctcctgcctcccctgggTGGCTCAGAGCCAGGCTGATGGGCTCCCTGCTCTCTCTGCAGGCACTGAGGCTGGTGGGGGAGCTGGACCGAGCCGAGCGGTGGCTGCAAGCCGTGGCCGGGTTGCTCTCAGAGCCAGCCACCATGAGAAGCCCAGCGGAGCTGCGTCGGGACCTGGAGGAGATGAGccagctggagaagcagctcctgctgtgtgGCCTCAAGCTCCAGGCGCtgcgggaggaggcggcgggcgAGTCGCCCACTGAGCACGAGGGAGCGAGGAAGATGCAGAGGAAGGTGGAGATGGTGGAGGAAAAGTGAGTCCCTGGGGAAGGTGCCTCCTCTCTGGTCCCTGGGAAGGGCAGCAGGAGGATGCTCACCCCAAGGAGGTGAAGACGGTGCTGGCACCCATGACAGGCACCTGTCCCTGCAGGTTGGCATGTGTGCAGGCAGCCCTGCGGCGCCGGGCAGCAGACCTGCGCGACTCCCTGGTGCTGTCTGAGTTCCTGCAGGACCTGCAAGAGGAGGAGGCACGGAACCAGCAGGCACCTGCAGTGGTGAGCAGCGGGGCCAGGCATCCCTTGTGATCATCCAGCACCTGGGACTGGCCCACGAGTTGGTCTGTGGCACCCATGGGGTCCCCCCCTCCGGCCCAGCTGCCTGGGGGGGTTGGTCCCCATCTCCCTCACGCCCAGTGTTTTTGTTGGCTTCAGCCAGGGAGCGGGCGTTGCAGCTCACAGGGGTCTTTTCCCCTGCTCTCGGCCGAGGCTGGACAGCCACCGAGCAGTGAGGACATAAGCCGCCCCTTaggagagctgcaggaggctgTGGAGATGCTGAACGATGCAGCGAAGGAGCGGGAGCGGGTCATGGAGGTGGTGGCAGAGACAGAGAGCCTGGAGCGACTGGTAGGAGATAGAAACAGGGTGTCTGGGGATGCAGCCAGGTGGTCCACCTGCAGCTGGACATGCCAGCTAGTTGGGATGGGGATGCGCCTTGGCTGGTCCTGGTGGGACACAAGGGTGTTGGGATACGTGGGGACTGCTCTGGGTGAGGCtggtgctccatccctccctttTGCAGGCACGTGGCAAGGTGGTCCCAagctggggtgggctggggctgcaTGGTGGGTGGTGGCACAGGGGGTCCCATGCCAGGGCTCATCtctctccccacacacacatccaGGTGGCAGAGGTGTCCCCACGCCTGGAGGCCCTTCGATGCAGAGCCGAGGCACTGGCTCGTGACACTGCCCAAGCAGAGAGTGGCTTCACTACAGTGAAGAGCGAGAAGgacctccaggggctgcagggcttgctgagccagcagcaggagatggaggTGAGACCTGGGGAGCACCACGGCCATGCCCATGGCCGGGATGCGTCCCAGCTGGCCGGGGCTGTCCCAGGGAGGTGCTGGCCCCCGGGGGCCCAGGTGTCATAAGCCTTGGCCCGCCATGGAAGGCTGGGCTGGAATTTTCCAGCGGAGCTGAGCCCTGCCCCGCTGTGCTCCCCTCTGCCAGTACAGGCCAGGCGAGGGGAGAGAGCTTGCGTCAGCTCCTGTGTGCCAGTGCCTGGCTGCCAGCACCTTGCTCATCTTCCCGCCAGCGGGGAGGTGACTCATGCGGGCAGAATGGGGAAACCAGGCGGCCCTCCGCTCTGCCCGTCCTCCCCACAGAGGGTGGCTCTGCCCGCTGCCCACAGCCCCTGTGCCAGCATTTTCCCCTCCGTCCCTGCATCTTCCCCTCTGTCCCTGCATCCCAGGGCACAGGGGAGCCCAGCCTGGGCGCAGAGGGATTGGATGCATCCTGAACCTTTTCTGCCTTTAGCGTGTGGCGTCGGAGACACTGCaggggcagctggaggagctggagagggcaGCTGCCCGCTTGCAAGAGCTCTGCCCTGCTCGGCTGTGCCCTGTAAGCCAGGAGGTGCAGGGGACGCTGCAGGcctgggcagggctgcgggagcTGCTGCGGGAGACCCGGGCCCGTGTGCAGCAGGCTGGCCGGCTGCGGCACTTCTTCAAGGATTACTTAGCCATGATGTAAGTGGTGATGAGCCGTCGGGGTTGCCTTTACGGTGGCTGGGGGGGAAGCTGCTGAGAGCGTGTCATTGCCAGAACATTGGCTGCTGGCAAGTACGTGGGCAGTGCTGGAGCTGTAGCCAGGCAAGACCATGGGCAGCCTGGAATGAAGCACTGCACCAGGGCTGCCTGCTGTGAGGGAGCCCCACGGCattttgccttgccttgccaGACTTGCCGCTACCCCAGCGAGCTGCTTCCAGCCATCCCTGAGTATGGGAATGGCTTCGCTGGGGTCTGCAGGGCTGAGGAGGGGGTCATTCCTCAGCCCCCTCAGCCCACCTTTCACGTGCCCGCAGCTCCTGGACGGAGGACACGCGGGCTCAGATCTTCTCTGAAAGCCCAAGCAGCCACAGCCTCCCAGAGACTCCATgtgaggagctggagaggaggaTCGAAGGGAAGCTTAAGGAGTTTGAGGCACTGGCAGCGGTGGGGCAACAGCTGGTGTCTGAGGAGCACTACCTGAGTGCGACGGTAAGGGCGAGGAATGGGGGAGCCACCTTTGCACCCCAAGAAATCCTCCAGGGACAGTCTCTGGTAGAGAGCGAGGTGCGAGTGCAGAGTCCCAGCGAGCAGTACGGGGCTAGCCATGCATCCCTGGGGCTGCTCGGGGCAGGAGGGGGTTTCACCCAGCAATGGATGCTGAGACCTGAGGTATCACAAGTGACCCTGTCCCTCTCCCAAAACGCCCCTGAAGTGCTCCATAGTGAGGTTTCCTGGTAGGGCCAGTGTCCCTGGGCCAGGGCTCCTTGCAGACTGCCCagcatctctcctctccttAGATAAAGGAACGCTtggaggagctgcagagcatgctgggctgggtgctggtgcGCTGGCGAGCACAGAGGCACCAGCGGGACCCAGGGAGCAAGCAGGAGGACAGAAAGGACCCAGAGAGCCCCTTGGGCACGTCCCCCACCAGCCAAGTGAGTACCCAGCCATGCTGAGACCGTCGGGGAACGGGACCGGCCTCGCAGCTGAGGATAGCAGAGGCACTGGATGGAATGGGTGGTGCAGAAGTAGGGGAGGGACATGTCATGCCCATGGGGTGATACCCTTGGGACTTTCAGGGGTTCAGACAGGGCAAAGGTAAGATTGTCCTCAGAAAGTGCCTGGGCCCCAGCAACCCTTATTTcacattctttctctttccttgctcCCGAGGAGCAGTGTGCCCCGTGTGCTCAGCCCCGTCTGGAGAGCATTTGCAGCCCAGCAAGGTTCAcgccctgctccctccctgagCCCGAGCACGGATCAGAGCTGCGGGTGCCAGCGGGAACAGCCGACTCCCCACTGGCATCGCCCCTCTTGGATGCCCCATCGGGAGCGGAGAGGAGCTGGGGGTACCTCAGCAGCTCAACACCCCACAGCACGGGACCCCCTGAGGAGGCTGTCATCTGGGATCCTGCTGAGACCTCCAcggtgctgctgccgccgcgGGGTCCCGGTGGGCTGGGGGGAACGGTCAACCTCATTCTCAGCATTGGCAAGAAGGGCGAGAAGAAGAAGGCGCAGATGGTGGCCGGTGGTGAACAGccaggggaggaggtgctgcgGATGGTACGTGGGGGATGGTAAGCGGTTTTGGCAGGACCGTGGGGGAGCGCCCAGCGCCCATCTTGGGGTCAGCCACCGTGGCTCCCCAGAGCTGTACCCCTGTGCAGACCGGGGGAGCTTTGAGGGCTGTGGGGTAGCCCCCATGCTGGTACaccccaccctcccacccccggCTGTTTCGAAGTGAGCTGTTGGGGCTGTGTCAGTCTCAGGAGAGGGACCTTTGGCTGTGCCGACCGAGCGATGTCCGAGGGCTGAGAACCAGCTTTTGCCGCCCACCTTTGCCTGCACTCTCCTGCTGCCTCACCCGCTCTGCCCTCAActctctgtgtctctctctcccccccgcTCAGCTCCCTGCCACTAAACCCTCAGGCTGTAAAACCTTTTGGAAGCGTTGCCAGGGGCTTTTAGGAAACACTTGGGGTAGTTTAAAGCGAAAGAGAAAGCCGCCTCGCCAGCCAGTTGAAGAGGTAATGTCCCCGGGGGAGGCTGCATGCCGAGCAGAGTGGCTGCATGGCGTGAACCCACCTGCTACCGACTCACCCGGCCGTGCCACTGTGCCCGGCCGGTGGTGGTCCCTCAGGAGAGGGGAAACCCTCCCGGTGCCATGGGCTCCAGAGTGTGGGTGCTGGGGCATGCAAGGAGGGGGCTCAGATGGGGCTGGCTGCAGTTTGGCCCCCTGGGTAAGTGGTTTTGGTGGCCGCAGGAGGCATGGCAACCCACTGCTTGGGGACGGCAGCAGTGCCTCCTGCAGCTGACTGAAGGGGGAAGAGTTGGATGGGGCCATGTGAGGGTGCACGTGTTGGGGGAGCATGCTCCAAGGTGCATGGTTTGTaacccccagggctgggggctcaGTGTTTTTCTGGGGCTTCCATCTGTCTGTTGCTCTAGGCCTGGCATGAGGGGCTGTGTGCAAGAAGCCCTGAGGGCAGATGCAGCCGGGCCCCCTGCGGGGCAACccaggggagagggcagggagccAGAGAGGCTGGAGGGCAtcgaggcagggagaggggctgccaGGATGGTTGAGGGTAATGGGCACCCTCCAGCCTAAAGGGTACAGGGAGatgctcctccagctcctgcaggcAAAGCCCTTTGCTCTCATCCTTGTGGTCCCAGAAAcccaggagaggggctgggctgtgctggagagagggtctgcaggaagggaaggggaagagaaaggggctgtgctcagcccctgcccttGCATTCGCCTGCTCTGCTGCCGGGGGTCATACAGGGGTGGCAGGGACAGGCAACAATGACTGCTGTCTCCATAGCCACCCAAAAGTGATGCTTGGAGGGCAGCGATGCAGGGGGGAGAGCTGCATGGCACAGGCAGCCCCCACTGCACCGCACCTGGGAGACTCCATCATGGGCAGAGGTTCCCCTGTCTACCTCTTCCCTGCCTGTACTGAGTTGGGAGCAGCCCTCAGGAGACTGAGGTGAAGCCatgcagctcccagctctgcatgTGCTGCTGGTGAGCATTTTcggctgcctgcccgctgccccagctccctgcttgCCCAGGCACAGCATGGAGATGGGGCGGTCGGTGCAGGGTGATGGAGGCTCTGGCCCTGGGGgtcactcctctctccttctccgTGTCCCCAGGCACAGGTGGAGGCTGGGAAAACCTCCAATGCGAAGCAGCCGCCCACCATCACCCACCGCCCTCTGGCATCCAGCGGTGGGACGCCAGCCGCCTCCCACACCCTGCCCAAGGCCGGGGCCGGCTCCCTCTTCAACAGCCTGCAGCGGCGGGAGCGGGCGCGGGCCGAGCAGGCACGGCTGCTGACACTGCAGGGCATCATGGGTGCAAACTCCCTGCAGCCCGCACCCGAGGAGCGCCATGGCCCCAGTAACACGTGGCCTCAGAAGTGCAGCCGGAGGAAGGGGGGGCCGGAGGTGGCTGCCGCTGGACCCCCACTTGGGGAGCCGCTGCTCTACGTCAGGAACCCACTGGTGCGGGACATCGATGCTGAGTGTGGGGTGACCACGGGGGCCCCCTGCCTCCCTGACCCAAAAGCCACGTGCCCCCACCTGTCCCTGGGCTCCgtgttcagcctggagctgcCTCGGGACGCGGTGGTCCTCGGATGTCGCCAAGGGGCCATAGCATGgcgggaggaggtggaggggcaggagcacaggcagggccggggggtgAAGCCATGGGAGCCTACAGGCACGCATggagctggagggcaggaggaagatgCAGATGGGCAGAGTCCCCAGGGGCCTGGTGAGGGGCTGGGGATGTCCCCCAAGAGCGAGCGAGGAATGTGGCTCAAGGAGGTGAGCTTCAGCCCCAGCTACAGCTGCCAAAGGGCACACCGCACTGTGGAGGAGTGCTGGAGCCCGCAGCACCCGGGCAGCGCCAGCGAAGACCTCCTGGACTTCAGGCCGAGCGGGCCGTCCCACATCAAAATGCTGCACGAGCAGGTCGGCCAGGAGGGGGATGAGCTGACCGGCCGGCTGGGACAGGATGGCAGCCCCGGCACCACCGGCAGGGCCAGGCATCGTGAAGCTGCCCAGCTGGAGCTCGGACTGTCCCCTGCTGCCatcccaggcagggcaggagccatccccagcactgcccacaTGCAGCGGCCatctggcagcagccagcccggAGGGTCCTCGGCTTCCCATGCTGCCCCCACCCAGCTCTCTGTCTTCGAGTGGGCGCTGgggtccccccagccccccagccctgtgtcAGGCACCGGGGAGGTTTGCCACCCTGCCCACGGCCAgtttgaggaagaggaggaggagctgcaggccATCTGGGATGGGGTGGGTGAGCAGCGGGCACCCAGCCCACCAGCAGGCAGCCGTGTCCACCATGGTCCAGGGAGCGGGGCGGACAGCCGACCCAGCCCCGACACCACTGCCAGCAGGCCCCTCATCCTCTCGGCAGCCAACAATGTTCTGGTGGCCAAGTTCACCCTTCCCACCActgcccagctcctccacaGCCCGGTGGGAGAGAAGAGCCCTGCTGTGGGGCACAGTGGCAGTGGTAGCCCCAGCGGGTATGGGGCGTCCCCCCGCACGGAGGAGCCAGTGTCCGCAGCCGCCCCCTTGGACAGCCCCGGTGCCTGGGATCGGCGGAGGcatgggaaagaggagagagagggcaGCAAGGTGAGAGCTGCGGGCCGGGGGCTCTCCCTTGGGGCCAGAAGGGGGTCGGGGGACACTCCAGGTAGCAGCTGGCTTACCCGCTTCAGCAAACGTGACCCGTGTTTGGGAACTCCCTGACTCGGGTGGCTCCTTTGCTCCAgctgtggggatggggaagtGCTAAGGGCTAAATTTGGGGGTCCCTGCAGCATGGCACTCCCCCACCAGCCCTCAGCCTTAACAAGGCAGCACTTCACCCCAAAAGCCTACAagcagcccagcccctgcccaggccAGAAAATCGTTCCTGTTCTCCCGTTCCGACCTTGGCATCGCCCACCGGGGATGGGTCAGATGGACCCTGTGCCCCTGGGGGCTGAGCTGACAATGCTGCTTCGCTCCCTCCTTTTGCAGGCCCCCCTCAGTAAAACCGAGTTTCAGATGATGGAGGGGACACTGGAAAGGAAGCACGTGTTGCAGACAGGAGGGAGGAAGGTATGGGTGTGGTTGTGGGTTTCCTTTGGGACTGGGGTGCTGGGACATGATCTGGGGGGGTGTCCAGGTTTTGGGGCAGGAGCTAAGTCAGGGATGCTTCTGGCACTACCATGGGGGTGCTGCTGGCCATG is a window encoding:
- the LOC142601067 gene encoding uncharacterized protein LOC142601067 isoform X2, producing MSGSMARKVQPFTISTKLSLPKCAADFPGDACPGIALASALDNHRGLRRSLNERISLYLAQARASPAAPEGQPRSPSPGEDGGTDEERLNRNSLTRSIKKITLSNWHGEASAGDTGGPGDPVQTGGERNHNNNNSRPGKAQFKVFLRKDVDAEDEQQEAGSLRAGGFCSPVDRGSPFYALASPLASSPRKESPKGKEPAVAPRCGGRSSAVAAPLLDPSPLVAQFNREMLQAEGWVRGKLWDLKDGCNLQDWEEVAQTLQRDMKDFENTLIKLNQMGEQLMWRASPSAEGVRRQLLALRDQWQLLKQTAASQSKALGGLRSLQDFNRKAERLEAWIRHKEEKPSLAALLQESPDKIQLTRRILDLKQEEQQFQSLHEELNSLAQKLEKQGKSESRSISARRKHLNKTWLRLQGTLKEHHEVLQLALEVATFLQQADTLLGAIHAKRSICGVGKPGEGEPCRDRDVRDMASQVMMLDVTVSQLLSLQPSLAAQVTPKHRDVKESWAQLQQTLRTEKAPTLVSSSPRGEAVAPSMEPQGDDSSHGAVGKEAGDKRTRGPGSTVPKDMPGKMAERGRGEESSPGSTATGQPPHGGDSKRRRREAEAEWGTQQPEAQVQDICQVVNVTVSPHKENTGPRTPPCPVGDVESLEATRTQRELLNPSRSPGSTLQEGLVAGGALESPPVEAMLRELEELWEDLQRKHQENGAVLREIDKALRLVGELDRAERWLQAVAGLLSEPATMRSPAELRRDLEEMSQLEKQLLLCGLKLQALREEAAGESPTEHEGARKMQRKVEMVEEKLACVQAALRRRAADLRDSLVLSEFLQDLQEEEARNQQAPAVPGSGRCSSQGSFPLLSAEAGQPPSSEDISRPLGELQEAVEMLNDAAKERERVMEVVAETESLERLVAEVSPRLEALRCRAEALARDTAQAESGFTTVKSEKDLQGLQGLLSQQQEMERVASETLQGQLEELERAAARLQELCPARLCPVSQEVQGTLQAWAGLRELLRETRARVQQAGRLRHFFKDYLAMISWTEDTRAQIFSESPSSHSLPETPCEELERRIEGKLKEFEALAAVGQQLVSEEHYLSATIKERLEELQSMLGWVLVRWRAQRHQRDPGSKQEDRKDPESPLGTSPTSQEQCAPCAQPRLESICSPARFTPCSLPEPEHGSELRVPAGTADSPLASPLLDAPSGAERSWGYLSSSTPHSTGPPEEAVIWDPAETSTVLLPPRGPGGLGGTVNLILSIGKKGEKKKAQMVAGGEQPGEEVLRMLPATKPSGCKTFWKRCQGLLGNTWGSLKRKRKPPRQPVEEAQVEAGKTSNAKQPPTITHRPLASSGGTPAASHTLPKAGAGSLFNSLQRRERARAEQARLLTLQGIMGANSLQPAPEERHGPSNTWPQKCSRRKGGPEVAAAGPPLGEPLLYVRNPLVRDIDAECGVTTGAPCLPDPKATCPHLSLGSVFSLELPRDAVVLGCRQGAIAWREEVEGQEHRQGRGVKPWEPTGTHGAGGQEEDADGQSPQGPGEGLGMSPKSERGMWLKEVSFSPSYSCQRAHRTVEECWSPQHPGSASEDLLDFRPSGPSHIKMLHEQVGQEGDELTGRLGQDGSPGTTGRARHREAAQLELGLSPAAIPGRAGAIPSTAHMQRPSGSSQPGGSSASHAAPTQLSVFEWALGSPQPPSPVSGTGEVCHPAHGQFEEEEEELQAIWDGVGEQRAPSPPAGSRVHHGPGSGADSRPSPDTTASRPLILSAANNVLVAKFTLPTTAQLLHSPVGEKSPAVGHSGSGSPSGYGASPRTEEPVSAAAPLDSPGAWDRRRHGKEEREGSKAPLSKTEFQMMEGTLERKHVLQTGGRKASCRAWGLFHAVLMRQTLCFYQDRRDSLKSSVVALPLNLSGAVCTPDAEYTKKTNCFRLQLRDGSEYLLRAPSQPLMNEWVSKLQQNSGFPEVDYFQAAAQRVEGTGSAGGSSKVPSPGSSHLQGHHQVVTAKSQEIVVLPRSNARLQRPLGSQDGPADGAVAAAEVAHGARHREQQWSPRGSPGLWDNSCQEDDYGLVANKRRSYSFTSATYQKITPVAVPKEPVEAGSSYSVTLYIGEQVPAVPRARCHSFVARPGSPRDTLGEKTPGPPRPKNKSVFKKFFGKKE